One Saccharomycodes ludwigii strain NBRC 1722 chromosome VI, whole genome shotgun sequence DNA segment encodes these proteins:
- the ERG11 gene encoding sterol 14-demethylase (similar to Saccharomyces cerevisiae YHR007C | ERG11 | ERGosterol biosynthesis), whose translation MAGLTEQVFIKLQLLSIWFVHLPITQKLSIVVIAPLIFNILYQLLYSLRKDRAPLVFYWIPWIGSAVEYGTDPYGFFRRNQEKYGDVFSFVLLGRVMTVCLGPKGHEFVFNAKLNDVSAEQAYTHLTTPVFGKGVIYDCPNHRLMDQKKFVKGALSVESFKKYVPLIAEEVEKYFQTGSYFKLSENKHGIANIMVTQPELTIFTASRSLLGKQMREKLNTDFAYLYSDLDKGFTPINFVFSNLPLPNYKKRDYAQKTISNTYMELIKERRANNDIQDRDLIDALMKSSTYKDGVKMTDQEIANLLIGVLMGGQHTSAATSAWMILHLAERPDLQQELFEEQMRASDNGSKPLTYEVMQNNMPLLNQTIKETLRMHHPLHSLFRKVTRDLHFPNTSYVIPKGYHVLVSPGYTQLQDTFFPNAKKFDPHRWDSDAVSSYATGEKVDYGFGAISKGVSSPYLPFGGGRHRCIGEHFAYCQLGVIMSIYVRTFKWKFPKSMNGVPEPDFQSMVTLPKPPCEVEWELRETYDGPILTA comes from the coding sequence atGGCTGGGTTAACAGAACAAGTGTTTATTAAACTTCAACTATTGAGTATTTGGTTCGTTCATTTACCAATTACTCAAAAACTGTCTATCGTTGTAATTGCTCCTTTAATCTTCAATATATTATACCAATTACTCTATTCACTACGTAAAGATCGTGCTCCGCTAGTTTTCTATTGGATCCCATGGATTGGTAGCGCTGTTGAATACGGTACTGACCCATATGGGTTTTTCCGTAGaaaccaagaaaaatatgGTGATGTTTTcagttttgttttgttagGTAGAGTAATGACCGTTTGTCTAGGTCCTAAAGGTCACGAATTTGTTTTCAACGCTAAATTAAATGATGTTTCTGCTGAACAAGCCTACACTCACTTAACTACTCCTGTTTTCGGTAAAGGTGTTATTTACGATTGTCCAAACCATCGTTTAATGGATCAAAAGAAGTTTGTTAAAGGTGCCTTAAGTGTTGaaagtttcaaaaaatatgttcCATTAATCGCTGAAGAAGTGGAAAAGTATTTTCAAACCGGCTCATATTTCAAATTAAGTGAAAACAAGCACGGTATCGCCAATATCATGGTTACCCAACCGGAATTAACTATCTTCACTGCCTCTAGGTCTTTATTGGGTAAACAAATGagagaaaaattaaataccGATTTTGCTTACTTGTACAGTGATTTAGATAAAGGGTTTACCCCAATTAATTTTGTCTTTTCAAACTTACCATTACCtaactacaaaaaaagagattACGCTCAAAAAACTATTTCCAACACCTACATGGAATTgattaaagaaagaagagcTAACAACGATATTCAAGACAGAGATTTAATCGACGCTTTAATGAAAAGTTCTACTTACAAGGATGGTGTTAAGATGACTGATCAAGAAATTGCCAATTTGTTAATTGGTGTTTTAATGGGTGGTCAACATACCAGTGCTGCAACCTCCGCTTGGATGATCTTACATTTAGCTGAAAGACCAGATTTACAACAAGAATTGTTTGAAGAACAAATGCGTGCTTCTGACAATGGTTCCAAACCATTAACTTATGAGGTTATGCAAAATAATATGCCGCTATTAAATCAAACTATTAAGGAAACCTTAAGAATGCATCATCCATTACATTCTCTATTCCGTAAAGTTACTAGAGATTTGCACTTTCCAAATACATCTTATGTCATTCCAAAGGGTTATCATGTTTTAGTTTCACCAGGTTACACTCAATTACAAGATacattttttccaaatgcCAAAAAATTCGACCCTCATCGTTGGGATTCTGATGCTGTTTCATCTTATGCCACTGGTGAAAAAGTTGACTATGGTTTCGGTGCTATTTCTAAGGGTGTTTCTTCTCCATATTTGCCATTCGGTGGTGGTAGACACAGATGCATCGGTGAACATTTTGCTTATTGTCAATTAGGTGTTATCATGAGTATTTACGTCAGAACTTTTAAATGGAAGTTCCCAAAATCCATGAACGGTGTTCCTGAGCCAGATTTCCAAAGTATGGTTACCTTACCTAAGCCACCTTGTGAAGTCGAATGGGAATTAAGAGAAACTTATGATGGTCCTATTTTGACCGCTTGA